In a genomic window of Terriglobia bacterium:
- a CDS encoding acyltransferase produces MQRFEYRNLTPTPEAEKTFLGWIERLDRDFQDRDVERRNVIVRDTLHEIYLGRKYEAPDPARHSPAQLAQLYGFDPRNATLEPEYYGDMDAAKYAERKPLIWLWMMFDRSPLGLNHWLGFRMRYMIASHVLKHLGKNVKIFHGVEISFGYNLTIEDNCVIHKYVLLDDRGEIIIHEGSSVSDYANIYSHSHDLNDSMLVSNVLTEIGPKARITYHATVLSGVNIGEHGLVGSMAVVPKNVEPYHIVVGIPAKTAKVKTIAPPELQPAAERKSGT; encoded by the coding sequence ATGCAGCGTTTCGAGTACCGCAACCTGACGCCCACGCCCGAAGCCGAGAAGACATTTCTGGGCTGGATCGAGCGGCTGGACCGAGACTTCCAGGACCGCGATGTCGAGCGCCGCAACGTAATCGTGCGCGACACCTTGCACGAGATCTATCTCGGGCGGAAGTACGAGGCACCAGACCCGGCGAGGCACTCGCCGGCGCAGTTGGCGCAGTTGTACGGCTTCGATCCGCGTAATGCGACGCTCGAACCGGAATACTACGGCGACATGGACGCCGCCAAGTACGCCGAGCGCAAGCCGCTGATCTGGTTGTGGATGATGTTTGACCGGTCGCCGCTCGGCTTGAACCACTGGCTGGGCTTCCGCATGAGGTACATGATTGCGTCGCACGTGCTCAAGCACCTCGGCAAGAACGTGAAGATTTTTCACGGAGTGGAGATCTCCTTCGGCTACAACTTGACCATCGAGGACAACTGCGTCATTCATAAGTACGTGCTGTTGGACGACCGCGGCGAGATCATCATTCACGAAGGTTCGTCGGTATCGGATTACGCCAACATCTATTCGCACTCGCACGACCTGAACGACAGCATGTTGGTGAGCAACGTGCTAACCGAGATCGGGCCCAAGGCGCGCATCACGTATCACGCCACCGTACTCAGCGGAGTCAACATCGGCGAGCATGGGTTGGTGGGCTCCATGGCGGTGGTGCCGAAGAATGTGGAGCCCTATCACATCGTGGTCGGAATTCCAGCCAAGACGGCGAAGGTGAAGACGATTGCGCCGCCGGAGCTGCAACCGGCGGCCGAGCGGAAGTCGGGAACGTAA
- a CDS encoding AsmA family protein, with protein MSRYIKGRTIAAAAILLVVAIFLVPLINVSRYRLRVADALSRALGRPVSVGAAHLRLFPYPGLVLERLVVQDDPDYSAEPLLHADQVKATLRLTSLWRGRLEIARLSLSYPSLNLVRAGNGHWNLEPLLERARQIPTAPTSKRIAEVRPRFPYIEATGGRINLKLGQEKTVYALSNADFALSLPSEDVWQLELEARPVRTDANLSDTGSVGVSGTIQRGSTLTDTPLDLRVVLKRAQLGQLTTVIYGRDRGWRGTVNVSATLRGTPAALKIAGDASVDDFRRYDIGTRGPLRLAAHCSAAFSTRTQQLTDISCRAPAGPGAVEVYGGIAGILPLRSYALAVTARDLPASGLIALALRMKKDLPEDLQANGTVNAAFDFKNCDGAGWWKGTGATSGLKLSSKSMSAPLVLGKLELVWGVPAAPSGKRAGMSVPSDTVLRVSAFPVDLGGAERAKAQAWFSHEGYNIALQGEARVKRLLEVAHALGVRAPEATITGLANTDIQVAGKWSRFAAPVVTGNLLLRTVTAAIPGIAAPLQVTSAALHLAPDAAAVYDLAASFTGTHLSFTGSLQVPRACPSGPCAIAFQLRADHFSTDELNRLLNPRAQKRPWYAFIGGNPSQPALLAIVNAVGKVSAGRVEVKTLTAKQASADVRLESGVLTLRNLHAEVLGGSTTGELRADFSAAQPAYTIHGRLQQASMAALAALMRDAWATGRANATYHVTATGWDAAALRASALATVKFDWHDGSLAHLALNDAPAPLKFRQFQGELALADNQFTFKPSKMETPGGIYVVSGTAALDRQLGLRLMRGKTKAYDVSGTLEKPRVTSAEVPPTQRAAIKP; from the coding sequence CAGCCGCGCGCTGGGACGGCCAGTCAGCGTCGGTGCAGCCCACCTGCGGCTGTTTCCTTATCCAGGGCTGGTGCTGGAACGGCTGGTGGTGCAGGACGATCCGGACTACAGTGCCGAGCCCCTGCTGCATGCGGACCAGGTCAAGGCCACGCTGCGGCTGACGTCGCTGTGGCGCGGGCGGCTGGAAATTGCGCGACTCAGCTTGTCATATCCGAGCCTGAACCTGGTGCGCGCGGGCAACGGTCACTGGAACCTGGAACCGCTGCTGGAGCGGGCTCGCCAGATTCCCACGGCGCCGACGAGCAAAAGGATCGCCGAAGTGCGCCCCCGCTTCCCCTACATCGAGGCGACGGGCGGTCGCATCAACCTGAAGCTGGGCCAGGAAAAGACGGTCTACGCCTTGAGCAATGCCGATTTCGCGCTGTCGCTGCCCTCGGAAGACGTCTGGCAGCTTGAACTGGAGGCGCGCCCGGTGCGCACCGACGCGAACTTGAGCGACACCGGTAGCGTCGGGGTTTCGGGCACGATCCAGCGTGGCTCGACCCTCACCGACACGCCGCTGGACCTGCGCGTCGTGCTCAAGCGCGCCCAACTGGGGCAGCTCACGACCGTCATCTACGGACGCGATCGCGGCTGGCGCGGCACGGTAAATGTTTCCGCCACATTGCGCGGCACGCCCGCCGCGCTTAAGATCGCGGGCGACGCGTCGGTGGACGATTTCCGGCGCTACGACATCGGAACACGAGGCCCCCTGCGCCTGGCAGCGCATTGCAGCGCAGCATTCAGCACCCGAACGCAGCAGCTCACCGACATCTCCTGCCGTGCGCCGGCGGGTCCGGGTGCGGTAGAGGTCTACGGCGGCATCGCCGGGATTCTGCCGCTGCGAAGCTACGCGCTGGCAGTCACGGCGAGGGATCTGCCGGCATCCGGCCTGATAGCGCTGGCGCTGCGCATGAAGAAAGACCTGCCGGAAGACTTGCAGGCGAACGGGACGGTCAACGCCGCATTTGATTTCAAGAATTGCGACGGGGCCGGATGGTGGAAGGGGACCGGCGCTACGTCCGGGCTGAAGCTGAGTTCGAAATCGATGAGCGCTCCGCTGGTTCTGGGCAAGCTTGAACTGGTGTGGGGTGTTCCCGCGGCGCCGTCGGGAAAACGCGCCGGCATGAGCGTGCCTTCCGACACAGTGCTGCGCGTCAGCGCGTTTCCCGTCGACCTGGGTGGCGCCGAGCGCGCCAAAGCGCAGGCATGGTTCTCGCACGAGGGCTACAACATTGCTCTGCAGGGAGAGGCGCGCGTCAAGCGGCTGCTGGAAGTGGCGCATGCGCTCGGAGTGCGCGCGCCCGAGGCGACCATCACCGGGCTGGCGAATACGGACATCCAAGTGGCCGGCAAGTGGAGCCGATTCGCGGCTCCGGTGGTCACAGGAAATCTGCTTCTGCGGACGGTGACGGCGGCAATTCCCGGCATCGCCGCGCCACTGCAGGTGACCAGCGCTGCGCTGCATCTGGCGCCGGACGCGGCGGCGGTGTACGACCTGGCCGCCAGCTTCACCGGCACGCACCTGAGTTTCACCGGGTCGCTGCAAGTGCCGCGCGCGTGCCCGTCCGGCCCTTGCGCCATCGCGTTCCAGTTGCGCGCCGACCATTTCTCCACCGACGAGCTGAACCGACTGCTGAATCCGCGCGCGCAGAAGCGGCCCTGGTACGCCTTCATCGGCGGGAACCCATCGCAGCCGGCGCTGCTGGCCATCGTGAACGCGGTGGGCAAAGTATCGGCGGGACGCGTTGAGGTGAAGACGCTCACGGCAAAGCAGGCGAGCGCCGATGTCCGGCTGGAGTCGGGCGTGCTGACGTTGCGCAACCTGCATGCCGAGGTGCTGGGCGGATCTACGACGGGCGAACTGCGCGCGGACTTCAGCGCTGCACAGCCGGCCTATACCATCCATGGCAGGTTACAGCAGGCGTCCATGGCGGCGCTCGCGGCGCTCATGCGTGATGCCTGGGCAACGGGCCGAGCCAATGCGACGTATCACGTCACCGCTACCGGGTGGGACGCGGCGGCGCTGCGCGCTTCCGCGCTGGCGACGGTTAAATTTGACTGGCACGATGGCAGCCTGGCACACCTGGCGTTGAACGATGCGCCAGCGCCGCTGAAATTCCGGCAGTTCCAGGGTGAGCTGGCGCTTGCCGACAATCAATTCACCTTCAAGCCGAGCAAAATGGAGACCCCCGGGGGCATCTATGTGGTGAGCGGAACCGCCGCTCTCGATCGGCAGCTCGGACTAAGGCTGATGCGCGGCAAGACGAAGGCTTACGACGTCAGCGGCACGCTGGAAAAACCGCGCGTCACGTCCGCTGAGGTGCCTCCGACGCAAAGAGCCGCGATCAAGCCATGA